The nucleotide sequence GTTTGTGCAATTGGAGAGTGGCCAACGTATTTTGCCGGAGGCGGCGCTCGATTACTCCAAGGAGGTGCAGTCGCTGGTGGAGTCGGATCGGCGGGTGGCGACCAAGATGCTGCCCCAGTTCGTGTTGTCGGCGTTGCAGCGGTTTCACGCCACGCACTCGATCCAGGATTCGGCGGCGGCGGTGCAGGATCGGGCGCAACTCGCGGCCGATGAACTCGATTCGGACCTTTCGCTGGTGCGTTATATTTCCTGGGCTATCCCGTCGGTGGGGTTCATCGGCACGGTGCGCGGTATCGGTGACGCGCTGGCGCAGGCCGATCAGGCGCTGCAGGGGGATTTATCCGGCGTGACCAACTCGCTCGGCCTGGCGTTTAACTCCACCCTGATCGCTCTGGTGCTGAGTATCGTGCTCATGTTTGTCCTGCACATTCTCCAATCGCGACAGGAGCATCTGATTCAAGATTTTCAGGACTATTGTCGGACCAAGATTGTTGATTTCATGAAAGTCCCCGCGGCGGACGACATGGGAGAAACCTTCGTCTAGTCCCGTCCCCGCCCCGCTTTCGTATCCAACCCCCTTTTCTAAAAAATCATGGCACCAGCATGTGGAATTGAGTTTTCCGACTTCG is from Synoicihabitans lomoniglobus and encodes:
- a CDS encoding MotA/TolQ/ExbB proton channel family protein, with the translated sequence MTPTKPRGIFTQGFIVQSVGLLIAVVGVWLLYSEYIRPRAQEVEIERRIKERSGAEDAQSSQREFVIILKDYEQQACLTLMVWASILLVYKLWQVSREQTMLGRQFVQLESGQRILPEAALDYSKEVQSLVESDRRVATKMLPQFVLSALQRFHATHSIQDSAAAVQDRAQLAADELDSDLSLVRYISWAIPSVGFIGTVRGIGDALAQADQALQGDLSGVTNSLGLAFNSTLIALVLSIVLMFVLHILQSRQEHLIQDFQDYCRTKIVDFMKVPAADDMGETFV